From one Lycium barbarum isolate Lr01 chromosome 6, ASM1917538v2, whole genome shotgun sequence genomic stretch:
- the LOC132644489 gene encoding FT-interacting protein 4-like, with the protein MSNQTSGQHQNKNQNKNHNPNKNQNNNQNQNHNANQHQNRNQNANQNHNPNQHQNRNQNPNQNQNPNQNQNTYPPENEDFNLKETTPTLGGGRVTANDRLGTAFDLVEQMHYLYIRVVKAKELPLKKDGNGHVNVNPHPFVEVQLGNLKGQTLHFEDRSSPEWNQVFVVLKDRIQSRILEVCLKDKSRIGDSDDGLIGRVSFEINEVPKRVPPDSPLAPQWYWLENRKGEKVKGELMLAVWIGTQADEAFQEALHLDATAVNGDGVSNIKSKVYLSPRLWYLRVNVIEAQELQLGNKNRQQPDIYLRITLGNVVLRTKNSLSKNVCPSWNEDLMFVVAEPFEDQLVLSVEDKVAPNKDELLGKCVIPLQDVEKRVDFSTPISKWYSLEKDVVSEGGNSKVAKLNSKVHLRLSFDGGYHVLDELTHYSSDLKATSKELWKPSIGVLELGILNAQGLSPMKNRDGRGITDPYCVAKYGQKWIRTRTILNSFNPKWNEQYTWEVFDPCTVITIGVFDNCHLQGADKNGKAMDSKIGKVRIRLSTLETGRVYTHSYPLIVLTPAGVKKMGEIQLAVRFSCSSLFNMLSMYSQPLLPTMHYLHPLTYYQIDNLRHQATQIVATRLSRAEPPLRREVVEYMLDVGSNMWSIRRSKANYVRIAGILAGLIAICKWFNGICTWKNPFATVLVHIIFIQFVCFPRLILSSIFVVVFLIGTWNYRMRPRKPPHMDIKLSQAERVPWDELDEEFDTFPTSRNNDAVRMRYDRLRSIGSRMQAVAGDLANQGERFYNLLSWRDPRATALFLIFCLIASLVLYVTPFKVVVTLMGFYTMRHPRFREKLPSVPSSFFRRLPAKTDSLL; encoded by the coding sequence ATGTCTAACCAAACTTCAGGCCAACACCAGAACAAAAACCAAAACAAGAACCACAATCCAAATAAAAACCAGAATAATAATCAAAACCAAAACCACAATGCAAATCAGCACCAGAACAGAAACCAAAATGCaaaccaaaaccataatccaaaTCAGCACCAGAACCGAAACCAgaatccaaaccaaaaccaaaatcCAAATCAAAACCAGAATACATATCCACCAGAAAATGAAGATTTCAATCTAAAGGAGACAACTCCAACTCTTGGTGGTGGAAGAGTTACTGCAAATGACAGACTTGGCACAGCATTTGATCTTGTCGAGCAAATGCATTACTTATATATAAGGGTAGTGAAGGCAAAGGAGCTACCTTTGAAAAAAGATGGCAATGGCCATGTCAATGTCAATCCTCACCCTTTTGTTGAAGTGCAACTTGGGAACTTAAAAGGTCAGACTTTGCACTTTGAAGACAGGTCTAGTCCTGAGTGGAACCAAGTGTTCGTTGTGTTGAAGGACCGGATTCAATCAAGAATTCTTGAAGTTTGCTTGAAGGATAAATCAAGAATTGGTGATAGTGATGATGGTTTGATTGGAAGAGTAAGTTTTGAGATTAATGAGGTGCCAAAAAGGGTACCCCCAGATAGCCCTTTAGCCCCTCAATGGTACTGGTTGGAGAATAGGAAAGGGGAAAAGGTGAAAGGAGAGTTAATGTTGGCTGTTTGGATAGGGACACAGGCTGATGAGGCATTTCAAGAAGCTTTACATCTAGATGCTACAGCAGTGAATGGTGATGGTGTTTCAAATATAAAATCCAAGGTTTATTTATCACCTAGACTTTGGTATCTGAGAGTCAATGTAATAGAAGCTCAAGAATTGCAGCTAGGCAACAAGAACAGGCAGCAGCCGGATATTTACTTGAGGATTACACTAGGAAATGTGGTTTTAAGGACTAAGAATTCACTGAGTAAGAATGTTTGCCCATCATGGAATGAGGATTTGATGTTTGTAGTTGCAGAACCTTTTGAGGATCAGTTGGTTTTGAGTGTGGAAGATAAGGTGGCACCAAACAAGGATGAATTATTGGGGAAGTGTGTCATCCCTTTACAAGATGTAGAAAAAAGGGTAGATTTTAGTACTCCAATTAGCAAGTGGTATAGTCTTGAGAAGGATGTTGTGTCTGAGGGTGGCAACAGCAAAGTCGCCAAACTAAACAGCAAGGTTCACTTGAGGCTATCTTTTGATGGTGGATATCATGTCCTTGATGAATTAACACATTATAGTAGTGATCTCAAGGCAACATCCAAGGAGTTGTGGAAACCAAGCATTGGGGTTCTAGAACTTGGAATCTTGAATGCTCAAGGTTTATCCCCAATGAAGAACAGAGATGGCCGCGGGATAACAGATCCTTATTGTGTGGCAAAATATGGTCAGAAATGGATTAGGACAAGAACAATTCTCAACAGTTTCAATCCAAAGTGGAATGAACAATACACTTGGGAGGTGTTTGATCCTTGCACAGTGATCACAATAGGAGTGTTTGATAATTGTCATTTGCAAGGTGCAGATAAAAATGGCAAGGCCATGGATTCAAAAATTGGGAAGGTAAGGATTAGACTCTCCACACTTGAGACTGGTAGAGTGTACACTCATTCATATCCTCTCATAGTGTTGACACCAGCAGGGGTGAAGAAGATGGGTGAAATTCAACTGGCTGTTAGATTTTCTTGTTCATCTTTATTCAACATGTTGTCTATGTACTCTCAACCCCTATTACCAACTATGCATTACCTTCACCCTCTGACTTACTACCAGATTGATAATCTAAGGCACCAGGCTACTCAAATAGTTGCCACGAGGCTAAGTCGCGCAGAGCCACCATTGAGGAGAGAGGTGGTAGAGTACATGCTTGATGTTGGCTCGAACATGTGGAGCATAAGAAGAAGCAAAGCTAACTATGTTAGAATAGCTGGGATATTAGCAGGATTGATTGCAATTTGCAAATGGTTCAATGGGATTTGCACTTGGAAGAACCCTTTTGCAACAGTTCTAGTGCACATCATCTTCATTCAATTTGTGTGCTTCCCGAGGCTGATTTTAAGCAGCATCTTCGTCGTTGTTTTCTTGATTGGAACATGGAACTATAGAATGAGGCCAAGAAAGCCACCGCACATGGATATTAAGTTGTCACAAGCAGAAAGAGTACCTTGGGATGAATTGGATGAGGAGTTTGACACATTCCCAACGTCTCGAAACAACGATGCTGTGAGAATGAGGTATGATAGGTTAAGAAGCATTGGATCAAGAATGCAAGCTGTTGCAGGGGATTTAGCTAATCAAGGGGAAAGGTTTTATAACTTGTTAAGTTGGAGAGATCCAAGAGCTACTGCTCTTTTTCTTATCTTCTGTTTGATTGCTTCATTAGTGCTATATGTCACTCCTTTTAAAGTTGTGGTGACACTTATGGGATTCTATACAATGAGGCACCCAAGATTCAGGGAGAAACTCCCTTCTGTGCCCTCAAGTTTCTTCAGGAGACTGCCTGCAAAAACAGACAGCTTGTTGTGA